The following are encoded together in the Arcticibacterium luteifluviistationis genome:
- a CDS encoding T9SS type A sorting domain-containing protein — protein sequence MKKCFFLFILLCSFSFRVSAQMDWSTDTPAYPDAATSHTYTNVNGLSPARSVSVSVSNGSTMAFSANYPRVVGSDLSWGVNASTNSTATSTSTYTIIFSHPACGLTFDLSDIDLGGSSPGYDFVDEVVISATNSASAPIANPTISVATENSVVGNVITGTSSGSPTNTITFGGASASDCVKTLTLIFRTGADVKSNPNAQQIAIGPMTSATGGAPFAVNYTSFDGKARTGAISLNWQTSSETNNQGFEVQKSRNAVSFETISRIDGAGDSQDLNSYNFTDEQPFTGSNYYRLKQKDFDGTVDYSKIIQVYFDVNGSFVSLHPNPLSAGQALNIQKSESLELNSIRNVMGQNFPASSNLKEGLYFLQFTSSNGEKITKKLVVN from the coding sequence ATGAAAAAGTGCTTTTTCTTATTTATTCTTTTATGCTCCTTTTCCTTTAGAGTTAGTGCTCAAATGGACTGGAGTACAGACACGCCAGCATATCCCGATGCTGCTACTAGCCATACCTATACAAATGTCAACGGTCTTTCACCCGCTCGTTCTGTAAGTGTTTCTGTCTCTAATGGTTCTACAATGGCATTCTCGGCCAACTATCCTAGGGTGGTAGGTAGTGATTTAAGCTGGGGGGTCAATGCAAGCACTAATTCTACAGCTACTTCTACCTCTACATACACCATAATATTTTCTCATCCTGCATGTGGTTTAACTTTTGATTTATCTGACATAGATTTAGGTGGGTCTAGCCCTGGTTATGATTTTGTAGATGAAGTCGTTATATCAGCAACCAATAGTGCATCTGCTCCTATTGCTAATCCTACAATTTCTGTTGCTACAGAAAATTCTGTAGTCGGGAATGTAATTACTGGAACATCTTCAGGTTCGCCTACTAATACTATAACATTTGGCGGTGCCAGTGCTAGTGATTGTGTAAAAACACTAACACTTATTTTCCGAACAGGGGCTGATGTGAAATCCAATCCAAATGCTCAACAAATAGCAATTGGGCCAATGACAAGTGCAACTGGTGGAGCCCCATTCGCCGTTAATTACACATCTTTTGACGGTAAGGCTAGAACAGGTGCCATCAGCCTAAACTGGCAAACATCTTCAGAAACTAACAACCAAGGTTTTGAAGTACAAAAAAGTAGAAATGCTGTGAGTTTTGAAACTATTTCAAGAATAGATGGAGCTGGAGATTCTCAGGATTTAAACAGTTATAATTTCACTGATGAGCAACCATTTACTGGTTCAAACTACTATAGACTAAAGCAAAAGGATTTTGACGGAACGGTAGACTACTCTAAGATTATTCAGGTGTATTTTGATGTTAATGGTAGCTTTGTAAGCTTGCATCCTAATCCATTATCAGCCGGACAGGCTTTGAACATACAAAAGAGTGAGTCGCTTGAACTAAATAGTATTAGAAATGTAATGGGACAAAATTTCCCAGCCTCGTCAAATTTGAAAGAAGGCCTATACTTTTTGCAATTCACTAGTTCAAACGGAGAGAAAATAACAAAAAAGTTGGTGGTAAATTAA
- a CDS encoding SusD/RagB family nutrient-binding outer membrane lipoprotein, with the protein MKKFIAVILSLFTFSCEKYSEGLNIDPNNFTDAPGESIIGQANLTWVLITEGEASRMTGIFSDQFTGFSNQFVNFNVYDVKSSDFDGMWGNNYAGGIAQTRIVQEKAIEAGNNSLLGVSQIVEAVMGADLAALFGDVPFSQSAKPVEFPHPAFDNQLAVFEAAQELLSLGIENVGNAKVSDFYGSPIFVENNATWAEVAHTLKARYYLITKNYAAARDEAKLGISTNDRSLLSFHSDISGQENLYYQFGIEQRGGYLTATRSYLRKLINLSDISVDRVLYTPGEEARTAHYFSGNELNYNEGGYFAKDASYPIVDWYENKLILAEAEYRLGNEDAAKVAFNAVRRQLATKYNASFPEISIGGNTLLRVILEEKYITMVGSPQVYNDLRRTNNLVGVPVKSSVAPNIPQRFLYPEVEINTNDSFPGVIGLYTPTKVNE; encoded by the coding sequence ATGAAGAAATTTATAGCAGTAATATTAAGTTTATTTACTTTTTCGTGTGAGAAGTATTCGGAAGGTTTAAACATTGACCCGAATAACTTTACCGATGCACCTGGTGAATCAATAATTGGACAAGCCAACCTTACTTGGGTACTAATTACCGAAGGGGAGGCTTCCAGAATGACAGGTATTTTTTCTGACCAATTCACAGGTTTTAGTAATCAGTTCGTCAATTTTAACGTCTATGATGTTAAGTCATCAGATTTTGATGGAATGTGGGGTAATAATTATGCTGGAGGAATAGCACAAACCAGAATTGTTCAAGAAAAAGCTATTGAAGCTGGTAATAATAGTTTGTTAGGTGTTTCTCAGATAGTGGAAGCCGTAATGGGAGCTGATTTGGCTGCTTTGTTTGGAGATGTGCCATTTTCTCAAAGTGCAAAACCTGTTGAGTTTCCACATCCAGCTTTTGATAATCAATTGGCTGTTTTTGAGGCAGCTCAGGAATTACTTTCCCTTGGGATTGAAAATGTAGGGAATGCCAAGGTGAGTGACTTTTATGGTAGTCCAATATTTGTAGAGAATAATGCTACTTGGGCTGAGGTGGCTCATACTTTAAAAGCGAGGTATTATCTAATTACAAAGAACTATGCAGCGGCACGTGATGAGGCCAAATTGGGAATATCTACCAATGACCGCAGTCTATTATCATTCCATTCTGATATTTCTGGGCAAGAAAACCTTTATTATCAGTTTGGGATAGAGCAACGTGGAGGTTATTTGACAGCCACAAGGTCTTATTTAAGAAAACTCATTAATCTTTCAGACATTTCGGTAGACCGTGTTCTGTATACACCAGGAGAAGAAGCTAGAACTGCTCATTATTTTTCAGGTAATGAATTGAATTATAATGAAGGTGGATATTTTGCGAAAGATGCTTCTTATCCAATCGTTGATTGGTATGAGAATAAGTTGATTTTGGCAGAGGCTGAATATAGGTTAGGTAATGAAGATGCAGCTAAAGTGGCTTTTAATGCTGTAAGGCGTCAATTAGCTACAAAATATAACGCTAGTTTCCCTGAGATTTCAATAGGAGGCAATACGCTTTTAAGGGTAATTCTGGAGGAAAAATATATTACCATGGTGGGTTCTCCTCAGGTATATAATGACCTAAGAAGAACTAATAATTTAGTGGGTGTACCGGTAAAAAGTAGTGTTGCTCCCAATATTCCGCAGCGTTTTTTATATCCAGAGGTGGAAATAAATACAAATGATAGCTTTCCTGGTGTTATTGGCCTATATACACCTACTAAAGTTAACGAATAA
- a CDS encoding type IX secretion system plug protein — protein MKKILIVLILKIIGFQAFSQTYERTDNKVYDTDIKTVQLYAFGNGAQVPGLSSRVLSLNSNDRMVLEFDDLRGSYRQFHVKIQHCNLDWTESRLSALEYLTEFNDFIINDYQISQNTKIPYFHYGFILPQLKISGNYTLLLYEDYLSDSPLASLHFSVVNPQVGISANIQRAQDPALWQTHEQVDFELSYGNYQVSNPRNDFQIFIRQNYRLETTKAGFKASSVNAGRRTLSYRFFDNENVFPAGNEFRYVDLRSNFNKGGNIAEIQQGYEDNVWLIPQRSRAQLTYLESVDLNGRFVIQTLDGDEPSINADYMHVHAAFNLEKLRTNEKVCLLGGFNQFDCNNGGELFYNAEIDAYETTFMLKQGMYDFQFALVDQLGKADFSVFEGDFSNTKNSYEIFVYHKPPGAKSELLVGYTVIEE, from the coding sequence ATGAAGAAAATACTCATAGTACTAATACTTAAAATTATAGGTTTTCAGGCATTTAGCCAAACATACGAGCGTACAGACAATAAGGTTTATGATACCGATATAAAAACGGTTCAGTTATATGCCTTTGGTAATGGGGCTCAAGTACCGGGTTTAAGTTCAAGGGTATTAAGTTTGAATAGTAATGATAGGATGGTTTTAGAGTTTGACGACTTGAGAGGCTCTTATAGGCAGTTCCATGTCAAAATACAGCACTGTAATTTAGACTGGACGGAATCAAGGCTAAGTGCTCTAGAGTATTTGACAGAATTTAATGATTTCATAATAAACGACTATCAGATATCTCAGAATACTAAGATTCCATATTTCCATTATGGTTTTATTTTACCACAGCTGAAGATATCGGGAAATTATACGCTGTTATTGTATGAAGATTATCTTTCAGATTCGCCTTTAGCTAGTTTACATTTTTCGGTGGTAAATCCTCAGGTTGGTATTTCAGCTAACATTCAAAGGGCTCAAGACCCTGCTTTGTGGCAAACTCATGAACAAGTTGACTTTGAGTTGTCTTATGGAAATTATCAGGTTAGTAATCCTAGAAATGATTTCCAAATTTTCATACGTCAAAACTATAGACTGGAAACTACTAAGGCTGGCTTTAAAGCAAGTTCAGTAAATGCAGGTAGAAGAACGCTGTCATACAGGTTTTTTGATAATGAGAATGTCTTTCCTGCAGGTAACGAATTTAGATATGTTGATTTGCGAAGTAACTTTAATAAAGGAGGTAACATTGCCGAAATTCAACAAGGTTACGAAGATAATGTTTGGTTAATACCGCAAAGGAGTAGGGCACAACTTACTTACTTGGAGTCTGTAGACTTGAATGGCAGGTTTGTTATTCAAACGTTAGATGGGGACGAACCTTCTATAAATGCAGATTATATGCACGTTCACGCTGCTTTTAATTTAGAAAAATTAAGAACGAATGAGAAAGTGTGCCTTTTGGGAGGTTTTAACCAGTTCGATTGTAATAACGGAGGAGAATTATTTTACAATGCTGAAATTGATGCCTATGAAACTACATTTATGTTAAAACAAGGAATGTATGATTTCCAGTTTGCATTAGTCGACCAATTGGGTAAAGCTGATTTCTCGGTATTTGAAGGTGATTTTTCGAATACAAAAAATAGTTATGAAATCTTTGTCTATCACAAACCACCAGGGGCTAAATCAGAGTTATTAGTGGGTTATACCGTAATAGAAGAATAG
- a CDS encoding ABC-F family ATP-binding cassette domain-containing protein encodes MLTIHNLSFYFGGRAIFEDASLQVKPKDKIGLIGLNGKGKSTLLKLIVGEYQPDAGSISKAGDVTFGFLNQDLLSYESEESILLVAMQGFGRELELQGQIDETLHEMEVNYSDKLVEKLGDLQEEFDILGGYTIHARAEAILEGLGFKTAELNKPLKEFSGGWRMRVMLAKLLLQKPSVLLLDEPTNHLDLPTIEWIEKYILNYENAVVVVSHDRAFLDNVTTSTVEVSQAKLIPYPGNYSFFLEEKELRNEIQQGAYENQQSQIRQTERFIERFKAKATKSRQVQSRVKALARMDVIDEVLSDDAKVHFRFKFGTQPGRHVMRLDDISKSYGDKVILKNTTAHIERGDKIALIGANGKGKSTLLRIIAGTEEHDGKRILGHNVNFSFYAQHQLESLHVNESMLEELKYADPSKSETELRSVLGCFLFGGEDVFKKIKVLSGGEKSRVALAKVLISEANFLLLDEPTNHLDMQSVNILVQALGQYEGTYVVVSHDRHFVSQVANKIWYIDENEIKVYPGTLAEYNQWIAEREANGIVSEPTATEIKSELSKKKSSHRDKSKDDIKKIEKEVEALEEKIESLELQKKKIEANLATKDVFSNPDKLAQENKKYDKVKFNLKQTNENWEAKMLELED; translated from the coding sequence ATGTTAACCATTCACAATCTCTCTTTTTATTTCGGAGGACGTGCCATCTTTGAAGATGCAAGTTTACAAGTTAAACCTAAGGACAAAATAGGTTTGATTGGTCTTAACGGAAAAGGCAAGTCCACATTACTAAAACTCATAGTAGGAGAGTATCAACCAGATGCAGGAAGCATATCAAAAGCTGGCGATGTCACTTTTGGCTTTTTGAATCAGGACTTGTTGTCCTACGAATCAGAGGAGTCTATCTTACTAGTAGCCATGCAGGGTTTTGGACGAGAATTAGAACTTCAAGGGCAGATTGACGAAACTCTTCATGAAATGGAGGTTAATTATTCTGATAAGTTAGTAGAAAAGTTAGGCGATTTACAAGAAGAGTTTGACATACTAGGAGGTTATACTATTCATGCAAGAGCAGAGGCCATTTTAGAGGGTTTAGGCTTTAAAACAGCAGAGTTAAATAAACCACTTAAAGAGTTTTCTGGAGGGTGGAGAATGCGTGTAATGTTAGCAAAGCTTCTTTTACAAAAGCCGTCTGTACTTCTTTTAGATGAGCCTACCAACCACTTGGACTTGCCTACTATTGAGTGGATTGAGAAATATATATTAAATTATGAGAATGCGGTTGTTGTGGTTTCACATGATAGAGCATTTTTGGATAATGTTACCACCAGCACTGTAGAGGTTTCACAAGCTAAACTAATTCCTTACCCAGGAAATTATTCCTTCTTCTTGGAAGAAAAAGAGCTTAGAAATGAGATTCAGCAAGGAGCTTATGAAAATCAACAATCTCAAATAAGACAAACGGAGCGTTTTATTGAAAGGTTTAAAGCTAAAGCTACCAAATCAAGGCAAGTACAGTCAAGAGTGAAAGCTCTTGCAAGAATGGATGTGATTGACGAAGTACTAAGTGATGACGCCAAAGTACATTTCAGGTTCAAGTTTGGTACACAGCCTGGCAGACATGTCATGCGTTTAGATGATATTTCTAAATCGTATGGAGATAAGGTTATTCTGAAAAACACCACTGCTCATATTGAAAGAGGAGATAAGATTGCACTTATTGGTGCCAACGGAAAAGGTAAGTCTACATTATTAAGAATTATTGCTGGTACTGAAGAGCATGATGGCAAAAGAATTCTTGGTCATAATGTCAATTTCTCTTTTTATGCTCAGCATCAATTAGAGTCGCTTCATGTTAATGAAAGCATGCTGGAAGAGCTTAAATATGCTGACCCATCTAAGTCTGAGACGGAGTTGAGGTCGGTTTTAGGGTGTTTCTTATTTGGAGGAGAAGACGTATTTAAAAAGATAAAAGTGCTATCTGGTGGAGAGAAATCTAGGGTAGCTTTGGCAAAAGTATTAATATCTGAAGCCAATTTTCTTTTATTAGATGAGCCTACCAACCACCTTGACATGCAGTCGGTGAATATTTTGGTACAGGCTTTGGGTCAATATGAAGGAACTTATGTAGTGGTTTCTCACGATAGACACTTTGTTTCACAAGTGGCCAATAAGATTTGGTACATTGATGAAAATGAAATTAAAGTGTACCCTGGCACATTAGCAGAGTATAATCAATGGATAGCAGAAAGGGAAGCAAATGGTATCGTTTCAGAGCCAACAGCTACCGAGATAAAATCTGAGCTGTCAAAGAAGAAGAGCTCTCACAGAGATAAGTCAAAAGACGATATCAAGAAAATAGAAAAGGAAGTAGAAGCCCTAGAAGAAAAAATAGAGAGTTTAGAACTACAAAAGAAAAAAATAGAGGCAAACTTAGCCACTAAAGATGTTTTTAGCAATCCAGATAAATTGGCTCAAGAAAACAAGAAGTATGATAAGGTTAAGTTTAACCTGAAACAGACTAATGAGAATTGGGAGGCTAAAATGTTAGAGTTGGAGGATTAA